A genome region from Altererythrobacter aquiaggeris includes the following:
- a CDS encoding bifunctional metallophosphatase/5'-nucleotidase gives MIRKLIAVPAVLALGACATVPTATQITAPVTVRIIGINDFHGNLEPPVRAVTVRGEGDGEVRAPAGGAAYLASAIASIKAKNENYMVISAGDMISGSPLVSSLFLDEPTIGVMNRIGIDFNAVGNHEFDRGSAELQRIQNGGCEVHTPREPCRVEAYRGADFRFLAANVTNPDGSTIFPAFGIKQFGTGASQVSVGVIGLTLEDTPTLVTPGGIEGLTFAEESATINALIPQLEAQGADAIVVSIHQGLYTEAGYNDASCAGVSGRLLDILAKLDPRVDLVISGHTHRAYICDYSAIDPTRNFLVTSASWAGTMLTDIALTIDPASGNVTARSAENVIVQNDGITSQVGAAEPLAELQSFAANAEIAAYVARYAEAASSFATRAVGKLSGIALDPPAVGETALGNLIADAQLAATRSAGAQIALMNNTGIRADLVPAEDGTITFGAIYSVQPFSNTLVTKTFSGAQVIALLEQQFDDKGVVQTFSVSEGFGFAYDRTRPGGQRIGSVTLNGAPLDPEKKYRVTMNGFLASGGDSFTMFDEGTDAVVGPLDLDSLEMWFAAAEMRQLPATGRLTDQTPRD, from the coding sequence ATGATCCGCAAACTCATTGCCGTGCCGGCCGTTCTCGCGCTCGGGGCCTGTGCCACCGTTCCAACCGCTACCCAAATCACTGCGCCGGTCACCGTGCGCATCATCGGGATCAACGATTTTCACGGCAATCTGGAGCCGCCCGTCCGCGCGGTCACAGTCCGCGGCGAAGGTGACGGCGAAGTGCGCGCACCGGCAGGCGGGGCGGCCTATCTCGCCAGTGCAATCGCATCGATCAAGGCGAAGAACGAAAATTATATGGTAATCAGTGCGGGCGACATGATCAGCGGCAGCCCGCTGGTATCATCGCTGTTTCTGGACGAACCGACGATCGGCGTGATGAACCGCATCGGGATCGATTTCAACGCGGTCGGCAACCATGAATTTGATCGCGGATCTGCCGAATTGCAGCGTATCCAGAACGGTGGCTGCGAAGTCCATACGCCGCGCGAGCCATGCAGGGTAGAAGCATATCGGGGTGCAGACTTCCGGTTTCTCGCAGCCAATGTGACGAATCCTGACGGCAGCACCATATTCCCGGCTTTTGGTATCAAGCAATTCGGCACCGGCGCATCGCAAGTTTCGGTCGGCGTAATCGGCCTGACGCTGGAAGACACGCCCACTCTGGTCACCCCGGGCGGTATCGAGGGGCTGACCTTTGCCGAAGAATCCGCAACGATCAATGCGTTGATCCCGCAGCTGGAAGCGCAGGGCGCAGATGCCATCGTGGTATCGATCCATCAGGGACTGTACACCGAAGCAGGCTATAACGATGCAAGCTGCGCCGGCGTGTCCGGGCGTTTGCTGGACATTCTCGCGAAGCTCGATCCAAGGGTAGATCTGGTTATTTCGGGTCACACCCACCGCGCATATATCTGCGATTATTCCGCAATCGATCCCACGCGCAATTTTCTCGTCACGAGCGCGTCATGGGCAGGTACCATGCTGACTGACATCGCGCTGACAATCGATCCCGCCAGCGGCAACGTCACCGCGCGAAGCGCCGAAAATGTGATTGTCCAGAACGACGGGATTACCAGTCAGGTGGGCGCTGCCGAACCGCTGGCGGAGCTTCAAAGCTTTGCTGCAAATGCGGAGATTGCAGCCTATGTCGCGCGATATGCCGAGGCCGCCAGCAGCTTTGCGACACGCGCTGTCGGCAAGCTGTCGGGGATCGCCCTCGACCCGCCGGCGGTGGGCGAAACCGCGCTGGGAAATCTGATTGCCGATGCACAATTGGCAGCCACCCGCAGTGCCGGTGCGCAAATTGCGTTGATGAACAATACGGGCATCCGCGCCGATCTGGTTCCGGCAGAAGACGGAACAATCACATTTGGCGCAATCTACAGTGTGCAACCGTTTTCAAACACGCTGGTCACCAAGACATTCAGCGGGGCGCAGGTCATCGCGCTGCTTGAACAGCAATTCGATGATAAGGGGGTGGTCCAGACATTCTCCGTTTCCGAAGGGTTTGGCTTTGCGTATGACCGGACCAGGCCCGGGGGCCAGCGTATCGGTTCGGTCACTCTGAACGGTGCACCGCTCGATCCTGAAAAGAAATACCGCGTGACGATGAACGGTTTTCTTGCCTCTGGCGGGGACAGCTTCACCATGTTTGATGAAGGCACGGACGCGGTGGTAGGACCGCTTGATCTGGACTCGCTTGAAATGTGGTTTGCTGCTGCCGAAATGCGGCAATTGCCCGCGACGGGCAGACTGACGGATCAAACACCGCGGGATTAA
- a CDS encoding SDR family oxidoreductase translates to MNSEGKRVCLIMGAGAGLGSSLARAFAAEGLAVCITRRERNLPELEALAAEIGSDGGEAHAFGVDARDEDAVMALVGRIERDIGPLELVIFNIGANVRFPVRDTTARVYRKVWEMAAFAGFLTGREAARVMVPRGQGTIIFTGATASVRGSAGFGAFAGAKHALRALAQSMARELGPQGVHVAHTIIDGLMDGKFARENFPDAAQRAASDKILSPDAVAQAYVNLWKQPRSAWTHELDMRPWTENF, encoded by the coding sequence ATGAACAGTGAAGGCAAGCGCGTATGCCTGATCATGGGGGCCGGGGCGGGACTGGGCAGCAGCCTGGCCCGCGCATTTGCGGCTGAGGGTCTGGCGGTCTGTATCACCCGGCGCGAACGCAATCTGCCCGAACTTGAAGCGCTCGCCGCAGAGATCGGCTCGGATGGCGGCGAAGCGCACGCTTTTGGCGTTGATGCCCGCGACGAGGACGCTGTCATGGCGCTGGTCGGCCGGATCGAGCGTGATATCGGCCCGCTGGAACTGGTGATCTTCAACATCGGCGCAAATGTCCGCTTCCCGGTCCGTGACACGACTGCCCGCGTCTATCGCAAGGTTTGGGAAATGGCTGCATTCGCCGGATTTCTGACCGGGCGCGAGGCAGCGCGCGTCATGGTGCCGCGCGGGCAGGGCACGATAATCTTTACCGGCGCGACGGCATCGGTGCGCGGCAGTGCCGGGTTCGGCGCATTTGCCGGGGCCAAACATGCCTTGCGCGCGCTGGCGCAAAGCATGGCGCGTGAACTGGGGCCCCAAGGAGTGCACGTGGCGCACACGATCATCGACGGGTTGATGGACGGAAAATTTGCCCGGGAAAATTTCCCCGACGCGGCGCAGCGTGCCGCCAGCGACAAAATACTGTCGCCTGATGCGGTTGCACAGGCTTATGTGAACCTGTGGAAACAGCCCCGCTCTGCCTGGACGCACGAGCTGGATATGCGCCCCTGGACGGAGAATTTCTGA
- a CDS encoding 2-hydroxychromene-2-carboxylate isomerase, with amino-acid sequence MAKIAELLFDFVSPNAYLVWQPLKDIAVRTGATLKVTPVFLGGMHKLTGNAPPFIRDGEVKGKNAYAMLEMNRFINAHGMDRFTMNPNFPFNSILLQRLLVAAQDSGQEIAFIDCLLPHIWEQGANVADAAVVAALLADSIFDADALLAKTQDPAIKQRLVDNTADSVQRGAFGIPTFFIGEDMFFGKERLGQIEAALA; translated from the coding sequence ATGGCCAAAATCGCCGAATTGCTATTCGATTTCGTCAGCCCCAACGCCTATCTGGTATGGCAGCCGTTAAAGGATATCGCGGTCAGAACCGGTGCAACGCTAAAAGTTACGCCGGTATTTCTGGGCGGGATGCACAAGCTGACCGGTAACGCGCCGCCATTTATCCGCGACGGCGAAGTAAAGGGCAAGAATGCCTATGCCATGCTGGAGATGAACCGTTTCATCAATGCGCATGGAATGGACCGGTTCACAATGAACCCGAACTTTCCGTTCAATTCCATCCTGCTTCAACGCCTACTGGTGGCAGCACAGGATAGCGGACAGGAAATCGCCTTTATCGACTGTCTGCTCCCGCATATCTGGGAGCAGGGCGCCAATGTAGCGGATGCCGCGGTCGTTGCGGCGCTGCTTGCGGACAGCATTTTCGATGCCGATGCCCTTTTGGCCAAAACGCAGGATCCGGCGATCAAACAACGGCTGGTCGATAACACTGCCGACAGCGTCCAACGCGGGGCGTTTGGTATTCCGACATTCTTTATCGGCGAGGACATGTTTTTCGGCAAGGAACGGCTTGGCCAGATCGAAGCTGCGCTGGCCTGA
- the gyrB gene encoding DNA topoisomerase (ATP-hydrolyzing) subunit B translates to MGAYGADSIKVLKGLDAVRKRPGMYIGDTDDGSGLHHMVFEVSDNAIDEALAGHCDLVLIELNPDGSVSVEDNGRGIPVDMHKEEGVSAAEVIMTQLHAGGKFDNTNDENAYKVSGGLHGVGVSVVNALSEWLELTIWRDGKEYWMRFEHGETVASLVEKGPAPPAEDGGKRKGTRVTFLASEDTFKNVTTYDFDKLEHRYRELAFLNSGVHILLRDKRGEEMQEHDLFYEGGIGAFVKYLDRNKEPLIPDPIAISAERDSIGIEVALEWNDSYYENVLCFTNNIPQRDGGTHLAAFRAALTRTLNNYAASSGALKKEKVSLSGEDMREGLTAIVSVKLPDPKFGSQTKDKLVSSEVRQPLESLMGDKMSEWLEENPANAKIIIQKVIDAAAAREAAKRAREMSRKGAMSIASLPGKLADCQERDPAKSELFLVEGDSAGGSAKQGRDRKTQAILPLKGKILNVERARFDRIISSKEVGTLIQAMGTGIRDEFNLEKLRYHKIIIMTDADVDGAHIRTLLLTFFHRQMPDIIKAGHLFIAQPPLYKVSKGRSEVYLKDDAALDRYLVDGGLQGRILESATGVHGEGELREMVEHAMRLRSLMGFVPRKYDPAMIEAMALAGSLEPGLDDKGREEALQRAAGRLQRGDEEARWSASILENGTARFERVWRGVTDVHELEASFLISAEARKLHRVAGEQAPIYGEPARLVRGSAAPADDDDGEEGGGEESEGEATTIKGEEVITRPTQLLAAILAAGRKGLKIQRYKGLGEMNADQLWETTLDADNRALLQVKVEDADVTDEIFTRLMGDVVEPRREFIQDNALNVANLDV, encoded by the coding sequence ATGGGCGCCTATGGCGCTGATTCCATCAAGGTTCTCAAAGGGCTGGACGCGGTGCGCAAACGTCCGGGTATGTATATCGGCGATACGGATGACGGTTCGGGCCTGCATCACATGGTGTTCGAAGTGTCCGACAATGCCATCGACGAAGCCTTGGCCGGCCACTGCGATCTCGTCCTGATCGAGCTGAATCCCGATGGGTCGGTGTCCGTCGAAGACAATGGTCGCGGGATTCCGGTGGATATGCACAAGGAAGAGGGCGTTTCCGCTGCCGAGGTTATCATGACCCAGCTTCACGCCGGCGGCAAATTCGACAACACCAATGACGAAAACGCCTACAAGGTTTCGGGCGGTCTGCACGGGGTGGGTGTGTCGGTTGTGAACGCCCTGTCCGAATGGCTGGAACTGACCATCTGGCGCGACGGCAAGGAATACTGGATGCGGTTCGAGCATGGCGAAACGGTTGCTTCGCTGGTCGAGAAAGGCCCCGCCCCTCCGGCTGAAGACGGCGGCAAACGCAAGGGTACCCGCGTGACCTTCCTCGCCAGCGAAGATACGTTCAAGAACGTCACGACTTATGATTTCGACAAGCTGGAGCACCGCTACCGCGAGCTCGCCTTCCTCAATTCCGGTGTCCATATCCTGCTGCGCGACAAGCGCGGCGAGGAAATGCAGGAACACGACCTGTTCTACGAAGGCGGCATCGGTGCCTTCGTGAAATATCTCGACCGTAACAAGGAACCGTTGATCCCCGATCCGATTGCGATTTCGGCGGAACGCGACAGCATCGGCATCGAAGTCGCGCTGGAATGGAACGACAGCTATTACGAAAACGTGCTGTGCTTCACCAACAATATCCCGCAGCGCGATGGCGGTACGCATCTTGCCGCATTCCGCGCCGCTTTGACACGCACGCTCAATAATTATGCAGCTTCTTCGGGCGCGCTGAAAAAGGAAAAGGTCAGCCTGTCGGGCGAAGACATGCGCGAAGGGCTGACGGCAATCGTTTCGGTCAAGCTGCCCGATCCCAAATTCGGATCGCAAACCAAGGACAAGCTGGTATCCTCCGAAGTGCGCCAGCCGCTCGAAAGCCTGATGGGCGACAAGATGTCCGAATGGCTGGAGGAAAACCCCGCCAACGCCAAGATCATCATCCAGAAGGTGATCGATGCTGCTGCCGCCCGCGAAGCTGCGAAGCGCGCCCGCGAAATGAGCCGCAAAGGCGCGATGAGCATTGCCAGCCTGCCGGGTAAACTTGCCGATTGCCAGGAACGCGATCCGGCAAAATCTGAACTGTTTCTGGTCGAGGGCGATTCCGCCGGCGGTTCCGCCAAGCAGGGGCGCGACCGTAAAACCCAGGCAATCCTGCCGCTCAAGGGTAAGATTCTCAATGTCGAGCGCGCGCGGTTCGACCGGATTATCTCGTCCAAGGAAGTCGGAACGCTGATACAGGCGATGGGCACCGGCATCCGTGACGAATTCAATCTGGAAAAGCTGCGCTATCACAAAATCATCATCATGACCGATGCTGATGTTGACGGCGCGCATATCCGTACTTTGTTGCTGACATTTTTCCACCGCCAGATGCCAGACATCATCAAGGCCGGACATCTGTTTATCGCGCAGCCGCCGCTCTACAAAGTGAGCAAGGGGCGCAGTGAAGTGTATCTGAAAGATGATGCCGCGCTTGACCGTTATCTGGTGGATGGCGGTTTGCAGGGCCGCATTCTCGAAAGCGCCACCGGCGTCCACGGCGAAGGCGAGCTGCGCGAGATGGTCGAACACGCGATGCGTTTGCGGAGCCTGATGGGCTTTGTTCCGCGCAAATATGACCCCGCAATGATCGAAGCGATGGCACTGGCCGGATCGCTCGAACCCGGGCTGGATGACAAGGGCCGCGAGGAAGCGTTGCAACGCGCCGCGGGCCGCCTGCAGCGCGGTGACGAGGAAGCCAGATGGTCGGCCTCGATCCTCGAAAACGGCACGGCGCGGTTCGAACGCGTGTGGCGCGGTGTGACCGATGTGCATGAGCTTGAAGCCAGCTTCCTTATCAGCGCAGAGGCCCGCAAACTGCACCGCGTAGCCGGTGAACAGGCCCCGATTTACGGCGAACCCGCCCGTTTGGTCCGCGGATCGGCCGCACCTGCCGACGACGACGATGGTGAAGAGGGCGGGGGCGAAGAGAGCGAGGGCGAAGCAACCACCATCAAGGGCGAGGAAGTGATTACCCGCCCGACACAGCTGCTGGCAGCCATCCTGGCCGCCGGCCGAAAGGGTCTGAAAATCCAGCGTTACAAGGGGCTGGGCGAAATGAATGCGGACCAGCTTTGGGAAACCACGCTGGATGCAGATAATCGCGCCTTGCTGCAGGTAAAGGTCGAAGATGCTGACGTGACCGACGAAATTTTCACCCGGTTGATGGGTGACGTTGTCGAACCGCGCCGCGAGTTTATCCAGGATAACGCACTTAACGTCGCCAATCTCGACGTGTGA
- a CDS encoding class I adenylate-forming enzyme family protein: MQNSETDNFLSAGFGSYPAMIRHWGKVRPGAIAMRDMTRELTWGELAGQVDRIAARLQETGLQRGQSVAILGLSDIDYALVFLAAIHAGGVAAPLTTSASAAQLAAMAADSGARHLFIDRAKLDELGSGFMPEMQHIILDEELAGWAAETAALAELFEPAPGDPFNIIYSSGTTGTPKGIVHNHAMRWFQFAPTARAAYSPQAQALAATPLYSNTTMVAFLPAILAGACVNIMGRFSALGWLETAQRFGVTHAMLVPVQYKRLMEEPRFGEYDLSSLALKYCTSAPFSAELKAEVLRRMPGGLIEIYGMTEGGVTCLLYAHEHPDKLHTVGRPAPGGHAVKVLDDNDNQLPAGQAGQMVGISPAMMAGYKNRPDATREATWTDPADGSVWMRMGDIGRIDADGFVELVGRAKDVIISGGFNIYPIDLEQALEKDARVAEAAVVGMPSEKWGETPVGFVRLEAGAGRDQVASVLAETNAALGKTQRLAALHALDEMPRSHIGKLLKTDLRALAAEIGGIA; the protein is encoded by the coding sequence ATGCAAAACAGCGAAACGGACAACTTTCTGAGCGCCGGATTCGGCTCCTATCCGGCGATGATCCGGCATTGGGGCAAGGTCCGGCCGGGCGCGATCGCCATGCGTGACATGACGCGGGAACTGACCTGGGGCGAATTGGCCGGTCAGGTCGACCGAATTGCCGCACGGTTGCAGGAAACCGGGCTGCAGCGCGGGCAATCGGTTGCGATACTGGGCCTGTCGGACATCGATTATGCGCTGGTTTTTCTTGCGGCGATCCATGCCGGCGGGGTGGCCGCTCCGCTGACCACCAGCGCGAGCGCAGCCCAACTGGCCGCAATGGCAGCCGACAGCGGGGCGAGGCATCTGTTTATCGACCGGGCAAAGCTGGATGAGCTTGGCAGCGGCTTCATGCCGGAAATGCAGCATATCATACTGGACGAGGAATTAGCCGGTTGGGCGGCGGAGACTGCGGCTTTGGCGGAACTGTTCGAGCCTGCGCCGGGCGATCCATTCAATATAATTTATTCGAGCGGTACGACAGGAACGCCCAAAGGGATTGTTCACAATCATGCGATGCGCTGGTTCCAGTTTGCCCCCACGGCCAGGGCTGCCTACAGCCCGCAGGCTCAGGCGCTTGCGGCGACACCGCTTTATTCGAACACCACGATGGTCGCGTTTCTGCCCGCAATTCTGGCGGGCGCCTGCGTTAATATCATGGGCAGATTTTCTGCGCTCGGCTGGCTGGAAACCGCGCAGCGTTTTGGCGTCACACATGCCATGCTGGTGCCGGTGCAATACAAACGGCTGATGGAAGAACCCCGGTTTGGCGAATACGATCTTTCGTCGCTGGCGCTGAAATATTGCACATCGGCCCCGTTTTCGGCTGAACTCAAGGCCGAGGTTCTGCGCCGGATGCCGGGCGGCCTGATCGAGATTTACGGGATGACCGAAGGCGGGGTGACTTGCCTGCTTTACGCCCATGAACATCCTGACAAACTGCACACGGTGGGCCGGCCCGCTCCCGGTGGTCACGCAGTCAAAGTGCTGGATGACAACGATAATCAGCTTCCCGCCGGACAGGCGGGACAGATGGTCGGGATCAGCCCCGCGATGATGGCGGGTTACAAGAACCGCCCGGATGCAACGCGTGAAGCGACATGGACCGATCCGGCGGATGGTTCGGTGTGGATGCGGATGGGCGATATCGGCAGGATTGATGCGGACGGTTTTGTCGAGCTGGTCGGGCGCGCGAAGGATGTGATAATTTCGGGCGGGTTCAACATTTACCCGATCGATCTTGAACAAGCGCTGGAAAAGGATGCCAGAGTGGCGGAGGCCGCAGTGGTCGGAATGCCCAGCGAAAAGTGGGGCGAAACGCCGGTCGGATTTGTCAGGCTGGAGGCGGGAGCGGGCCGGGATCAGGTCGCTTCGGTACTTGCCGAAACCAATGCGGCACTGGGCAAGACGCAGCGGCTGGCCGCATTACATGCGCTGGACGAAATGCCGCGCAGTCATATCGGGAAATTACTGAAGACCGACTTGCGCGCACTTGCCGCCGAGAT